The Oleiphilus messinensis DNA segment TTAAATATTCGTTAATCTCCTGAACAAGTAAACCCAACATCCGCTGCGCTTCAATTGGATCTTGCCAAAGTAGTGTCACAGTGACCAGGCCAGTACTTTCATCGGTTTTCACTTGAAGTAACGTCATGAAATATTCATACGCCTCAAGTGACGACGGTTTGGGTTTCTTCGGCGGGCTCACGTCGCGTACCCACAGTTTCTGATTTTCATCGTAAAGTTCAGGATCAGCAACCATTCTGCGCTGTTCTGGATCCCACTTCGAGCCCAGCAACGGCACTAATAATTCGTACTTTTCGATAAATTCAATAATAAACAATTTTGACGTGAAGCTTGCCATGGCGTTAACCGTAGGATTATTGGATTGTGAACGACTAATCCGGATACCCGCCAGACTCGCCAACCCCCCCAGATCTCCCAAAGCAGAAAGCCCCCCAGGTCCCTCAGAAACCGGCGCCAATAGCACTTCTGTCTGATAAAAATTTGAACGGGTCAAAGCAAAAACGATAGATGCAATTGCAAACAGTGTCGTAACCGCACAAACCAACCACTTTGCATTCCACAACAGCTGCCACATATCAATTAAACTAAGCTCGCGGTACTGCGTTTGGGTATTAATATCGGAATGTTCAACAGAGATAGATTCTGGGCGTTTCAAATTCTGTACCATGGGAATTGGTCACCGAAATATTGCGGAGAAAATTATTCAATTAAAGGCAAATTGCAGCTCTACAGGGGGCTTAGGAAGATCGGGGAATACACGCCAAACAAATCGCTTTGAAGGTATTATGAATACCAAAAGCGTTGCCACAATGATCAATATATAGATTCGGAGTGATTGATTTACAATATACCATTCTTCCACCGCACCTTTGTAAGGCGCGATAACAGTATCATAGAAGTCTTCTGACCGTTCTCCTGCCAACAATCGTTCTTCATCAGAAAATAAAATGGATCCGATCCCAGACAGACCGGGTCTGACTTTGACAATTGAACGCCTCGTCGACTCCGGGAATACATCAAAACACCGTTTTGATTGAGGCCGCGGTCCGACTACGCTCATATCCCCAACCAGAATATTCCAAAGTTGGGGTAATTCATTTAACTTACTCCTTCGAAGAAATTGTCCTACGGGAAGAATACGGGGGTCGTTCTGCAAGGTGACGGTACCAGTACCCATATTTGGACTGTTTTTTAACATGGTCGCAAATTTCAGCAATTTGAACATGTTTCCCTGCTTTCCAACCCGATCCTGCACAAAGAAGATTTCGCCCTCACCACTAAAACGCAGCACCAAAATGATCAGGACCATAATAGGTGCGAACAGTATCAAAGCTAAACAGGCCAAAGTTATATCGAGCAATCGAGTCATAAAATTACATCCTACCATCCAGATACTTACCCTTCTCCTGATGAGCAAAACTGGGTAGTACCCGATCAAATGCATCAACTATATCTGCTTTAGTCCAAGTAGAGCCGGCCTTTATGGATTCGACATCACGAATAAACTGGTTTAGCGCTTCAAGGTTCACCATGGGCGAATTACGGATTACACCAATATCGGCAAAGCGATTGTCATCAACATCTTCTTCATCGGTATAGAAAACCTCAAAGTCTTTCTCACCCGTTGTATCACTTGCAAAAAAATAACAGGGCCATTTTTTGTCTGAGATCAACTCACCTGCACGCTCCCGAGCTTCATCTTCCGATTGGCAGTGTACTGGTTCATAACCGAGACTAATAAGATACCGCTCGGCAATATCGGAAAATCTCGTCAACTTCAATTCATCAGTTAATTTTGGGAAAAAATTGTCTCTGTTTTCACCCAAGAGACATGACAACAAACACAACTGACCCGACTCTTCCGGAGTAATAAAGTAACGACGTACGTCGTGGGGCGCTGATATTGGTTGATGTTTCAAAAAACGTTGATTAAAGCCATGTAGCAGTGAGCCATCAGAGAATGCAACATTAGCAAAGCGGGCCATGGATACTGGCAGTGTTGGACTCACACCAAGCATAAACATTTCCATAATACGCTTGCTCGCCCCCATCATATTCACAGGATCCGCCGCTTTATCGGTCGATACACTGAAGTATTTCCGTGCGTTTTGAACCACAGGGTGTTGTAGCAACTGAGCTGTGTTTAATACATTCACATCCAACATACGCATCAATGTGAACGGATCTTTTTCGCTACGTACATGCTTTAAAGCCGAAAGATTCAGTACGTAGTCGTATTGTTGCTCACGCTCCAGAAATGTTTGAAATGAGCGCTCTCCAACATCAAGGACAAATGTGGCAAACTCTCCCTGAATATAACCCAACGTACTGCGAATATCTCGGACCAGTTCCACCATGTTATTTTCATTAATGTCCACCACATGCAACGCTTTAGGATTACGCTTGAATATCTCCCGGGACACCGCCTGACCAATCGTACCAGCACCACCTATAACCAAAAACCGCCCCTGCTCAACTCGGCTTTTTAATATTGCTTCATGGCTTGCAATATCTGATACGAATAGCGGTTGGGTTCTACCTACGAGCGACAATACGTCCAAATTTAAATCCTTGCAGTTTTAATCTGTTAAAAAAGTCTAGTTGTTTTTAATTGAGTTGCGAACAGAATTGCGGAATTGCCTAATATTGTATTGTGTAGGCAATGACCGGTATGTTTCAGAGCCAATCAGGCTCACTAAGAAGGCCATCAAGAATAGTCTGTTGTTACTAATGTAATCTCCT contains these protein-coding regions:
- a CDS encoding Wzz/FepE/Etk N-terminal domain-containing protein yields the protein MVQNLKRPESISVEHSDINTQTQYRELSLIDMWQLLWNAKWLVCAVTTLFAIASIVFALTRSNFYQTEVLLAPVSEGPGGLSALGDLGGLASLAGIRISRSQSNNPTVNAMASFTSKLFIIEFIEKYELLVPLLGSKWDPEQRRMVADPELYDENQKLWVRDVSPPKKPKPSSLEAYEYFMTLLQVKTDESTGLVTVTLLWQDPIEAQRMLGLLVQEINEYLKNKDLVEAQKSIEFLQAQLKKTNLVEMKEVVFQLIESQMKTVMLADVRDEYAFQTLDPAVVPERIAQPRRKLMVVIGTLLGGFLSVLIVFLRWYVRELKDKSAEPLNVT
- a CDS encoding sugar transferase: MTRLLDITLACLALILFAPIMVLIILVLRFSGEGEIFFVQDRVGKQGNMFKLLKFATMLKNSPNMGTGTVTLQNDPRILPVGQFLRRSKLNELPQLWNILVGDMSVVGPRPQSKRCFDVFPESTRRSIVKVRPGLSGIGSILFSDEERLLAGERSEDFYDTVIAPYKGAVEEWYIVNQSLRIYILIIVATLLVFIIPSKRFVWRVFPDLPKPPVELQFAFN
- a CDS encoding UDP-N-acetylglucosamine 4,6-dehydratase, with amino-acid sequence MDVLSLVGRTQPLFVSDIASHEAILKSRVEQGRFLVIGGAGTIGQAVSREIFKRNPKALHVVDINENNMVELVRDIRSTLGYIQGEFATFVLDVGERSFQTFLEREQQYDYVLNLSALKHVRSEKDPFTLMRMLDVNVLNTAQLLQHPVVQNARKYFSVSTDKAADPVNMMGASKRIMEMFMLGVSPTLPVSMARFANVAFSDGSLLHGFNQRFLKHQPISAPHDVRRYFITPEESGQLCLLSCLLGENRDNFFPKLTDELKLTRFSDIAERYLISLGYEPVHCQSEDEARERAGELISDKKWPCYFFASDTTGEKDFEVFYTDEEDVDDNRFADIGVIRNSPMVNLEALNQFIRDVESIKAGSTWTKADIVDAFDRVLPSFAHQEKGKYLDGRM